A genome region from Sceloporus undulatus isolate JIND9_A2432 ecotype Alabama chromosome 1, SceUnd_v1.1, whole genome shotgun sequence includes the following:
- the KHK gene encoding ketohexokinase isoform X4 has product MAAERPGPPEEATLPGLQGFKPAPRATEAGWKRSRRSGSCAWASSASTSSASWTGTPPRTLTPGASRSGGSVGAMPPTLARSWRCWVPLPPSWAPWLPDTPPRPPRFILADFQRRQVDVAHVVWQGRGETPCACCLVNCANGSRTVTLYDTNLPDVTAADFERVDLSQYKWIHWEVFVSKDVAKDLGFSSAPEAVQGLHGRVKAGAILICAWAEKGADAVGPDGLLVHSDAFPPETVVDTLGAGDTFNAAVILALSRGEPLHDALTYGCQVAGRKCGVHGYDEIV; this is encoded by the exons ATGGCTGCAGAGAGACCCGGGCCGCCTGAGGAGGCGACCCTGCCTGGGCTGCAAGGATTCAAGCCAGCGCCGCGCGCGACTGAAGCGGGATGGAAGCGGAGCAGGAGAAGCGGATCCTGTGCGTGGGCCTCGTCTGCCTCGACATCATCAGCGTCGTGGACCGGTACCCCGCCGAGGACTCTGACTCCAG GTGCCTCTCGCAGCGGTGGCAGCGTGGGGGCAATGCCTCCAACACTTGCACGGTCCTGGCGCTGCTGGGTGCCCCTACCGCCTTCATGGGCTCCCTGGCTCCCGGACACGCCGCCCA GGCCCCCAAGATTCATCCTGGCAGATTTCCAGCGGCGCCAGGTGGACGTGGCCCATGTGGTCTGGCAGGGCCGCGGGGAGACGCCGTGCGCCTGCTGCCTGGTCAACTGCGCCAATGGCTCTCGGACCGTCACGCTCTATGACAC CAACCTGCCAGACGTGACGGCTGCTGACTTTGAGCGGGTGGACTTATCCCAGTACAAATGGATCCACTGGGAG GTGTTTGTCAGCAAGGACGTGGCCAAGGATTTGGGGTTCAGCTCGGCCCCGGAGGCTGTCCAGGGTTTGCATGGCCGAGTGAAGGCAGG AGCCATCTTGATCTGTGCTTGGGCCGAGAAGGGGGCTGACGCCGTGGGGCCAGACGGGCTGCTGGTGCACTCGGACGCCTTCCCCCCCGAGACAGTGGTGGATACCTTGGGGGCCGGAGACACCTTCAACGCCGCCGTGATCCTGGCACTCAGCAGGG GAGAACCCCTGCACGACGCACTGACCTACGGGTGCCAGGTGGCTGGACGAAAGTGTGGGGTGCATGGCTACGATGAGATCGTATGA
- the KHK gene encoding ketohexokinase isoform X6 translates to MPPTLARSWRCWVPLPPSWAPWLPDTPPRPPRFILADFQRRQVDVAHVVWQGRGETPCACCLVNCANGSRTVTLYDTNLPDVTAADFERVDLSQYKWIHWEGRNASEQVKMLQCVEKHNQTCPSSERVATSVEVEKPRAELYQLLGYGDVVFVSKDVAKDLGFSSAPEAVQGLHGRVKAGAILICAWAEKGADAVGPDGLLVHSDAFPPETVVDTLGAGDTFNAAVILALSRGEPLHDALTYGCQVAGRKCGVHGYDEIV, encoded by the exons ATGCCTCCAACACTTGCACGGTCCTGGCGCTGCTGGGTGCCCCTACCGCCTTCATGGGCTCCCTGGCTCCCGGACACGCCGCCCA GGCCCCCAAGATTCATCCTGGCAGATTTCCAGCGGCGCCAGGTGGACGTGGCCCATGTGGTCTGGCAGGGCCGCGGGGAGACGCCGTGCGCCTGCTGCCTGGTCAACTGCGCCAATGGCTCTCGGACCGTCACGCTCTATGACAC CAACCTGCCAGACGTGACGGCTGCTGACTTTGAGCGGGTGGACTTATCCCAGTACAAATGGATCCACTGGGAG GGCAGGAATGCCTCAGAACAAGTGAAGATGTTGCAGTGCGTGGAGAAGCACAACCAGACCTGCCCATCCTCTGAGCGCGTGGCCACCTCCGTGGAGGTGGAGAAGCCCCGGGCAGAACTCTACCAGCTCTTGGGCTACGGAGACGTG GTGTTTGTCAGCAAGGACGTGGCCAAGGATTTGGGGTTCAGCTCGGCCCCGGAGGCTGTCCAGGGTTTGCATGGCCGAGTGAAGGCAGG AGCCATCTTGATCTGTGCTTGGGCCGAGAAGGGGGCTGACGCCGTGGGGCCAGACGGGCTGCTGGTGCACTCGGACGCCTTCCCCCCCGAGACAGTGGTGGATACCTTGGGGGCCGGAGACACCTTCAACGCCGCCGTGATCCTGGCACTCAGCAGGG GAGAACCCCTGCACGACGCACTGACCTACGGGTGCCAGGTGGCTGGACGAAAGTGTGGGGTGCATGGCTACGATGAGATCGTATGA
- the KHK gene encoding ketohexokinase isoform X1: MAAERPGPPEEATLPGLQGFKPAPRATEAGWKRSRRSGSCAWASSASTSSASWTGTPPRTLTPGASRSGGSVGAMPPTLARSWRCWVPLPPSWAPWLPDTPPRPPRFILADFQRRQVDVAHVVWQGRGETPCACCLVNCANGSRTVTLYDTNLPDVTAADFERVDLSQYKWIHWEGRNASEQVKMLQCVEKHNQTCPSSERVATSVEVEKPRAELYQLLGYGDVVFVSKDVAKDLGFSSAPEAVQGLHGRVKAGAILICAWAEKGADAVGPDGLLVHSDAFPPETVVDTLGAGDTFNAAVILALSRGEPLHDALTYGCQVAGRKCGVHGYDEIV, translated from the exons ATGGCTGCAGAGAGACCCGGGCCGCCTGAGGAGGCGACCCTGCCTGGGCTGCAAGGATTCAAGCCAGCGCCGCGCGCGACTGAAGCGGGATGGAAGCGGAGCAGGAGAAGCGGATCCTGTGCGTGGGCCTCGTCTGCCTCGACATCATCAGCGTCGTGGACCGGTACCCCGCCGAGGACTCTGACTCCAG GTGCCTCTCGCAGCGGTGGCAGCGTGGGGGCAATGCCTCCAACACTTGCACGGTCCTGGCGCTGCTGGGTGCCCCTACCGCCTTCATGGGCTCCCTGGCTCCCGGACACGCCGCCCA GGCCCCCAAGATTCATCCTGGCAGATTTCCAGCGGCGCCAGGTGGACGTGGCCCATGTGGTCTGGCAGGGCCGCGGGGAGACGCCGTGCGCCTGCTGCCTGGTCAACTGCGCCAATGGCTCTCGGACCGTCACGCTCTATGACAC CAACCTGCCAGACGTGACGGCTGCTGACTTTGAGCGGGTGGACTTATCCCAGTACAAATGGATCCACTGGGAG GGCAGGAATGCCTCAGAACAAGTGAAGATGTTGCAGTGCGTGGAGAAGCACAACCAGACCTGCCCATCCTCTGAGCGCGTGGCCACCTCCGTGGAGGTGGAGAAGCCCCGGGCAGAACTCTACCAGCTCTTGGGCTACGGAGACGTG GTGTTTGTCAGCAAGGACGTGGCCAAGGATTTGGGGTTCAGCTCGGCCCCGGAGGCTGTCCAGGGTTTGCATGGCCGAGTGAAGGCAGG AGCCATCTTGATCTGTGCTTGGGCCGAGAAGGGGGCTGACGCCGTGGGGCCAGACGGGCTGCTGGTGCACTCGGACGCCTTCCCCCCCGAGACAGTGGTGGATACCTTGGGGGCCGGAGACACCTTCAACGCCGCCGTGATCCTGGCACTCAGCAGGG GAGAACCCCTGCACGACGCACTGACCTACGGGTGCCAGGTGGCTGGACGAAAGTGTGGGGTGCATGGCTACGATGAGATCGTATGA
- the KHK gene encoding ketohexokinase isoform X3: MEAEQEKRILCVGLVCLDIISVVDRYPAEDSDSRCLSQRWQRGGNASNTCTVLALLGAPTAFMGSLAPGHAAHFVRDDFQRYKVDLTHVVTHPASTLPISVVIGNCTTGSRTILHAASNLPDVTAADFERVDLSQYKWIHWEGRNASEQVKMLQCVEKHNQTCPSSERVATSVEVEKPRAELYQLLGYGDVVFVSKDVAKDLGFSSAPEAVQGLHGRVKAGAILICAWAEKGADAVGPDGLLVHSDAFPPETVVDTLGAGDTFNAAVILALSRGEPLHDALTYGCQVAGRKCGVHGYDEIV, encoded by the exons ATGGAAGCGGAGCAGGAGAAGCGGATCCTGTGCGTGGGCCTCGTCTGCCTCGACATCATCAGCGTCGTGGACCGGTACCCCGCCGAGGACTCTGACTCCAG GTGCCTCTCGCAGCGGTGGCAGCGTGGGGGCAATGCCTCCAACACTTGCACGGTCCTGGCGCTGCTGGGTGCCCCTACCGCCTTCATGGGCTCCCTGGCTCCCGGACACGCCGCCCA CTTTGTCCGAGACGACTTCCAGCGCTACAAGGTGGACCTCACCCACGTGGTCACCCACCCGGCCAGCACCCTGCCCATCTCAGTGGTGATTGGCAACTGCACGACTGGCAGCCGCACCATCCTTCACGCGGCCAG CAACCTGCCAGACGTGACGGCTGCTGACTTTGAGCGGGTGGACTTATCCCAGTACAAATGGATCCACTGGGAG GGCAGGAATGCCTCAGAACAAGTGAAGATGTTGCAGTGCGTGGAGAAGCACAACCAGACCTGCCCATCCTCTGAGCGCGTGGCCACCTCCGTGGAGGTGGAGAAGCCCCGGGCAGAACTCTACCAGCTCTTGGGCTACGGAGACGTG GTGTTTGTCAGCAAGGACGTGGCCAAGGATTTGGGGTTCAGCTCGGCCCCGGAGGCTGTCCAGGGTTTGCATGGCCGAGTGAAGGCAGG AGCCATCTTGATCTGTGCTTGGGCCGAGAAGGGGGCTGACGCCGTGGGGCCAGACGGGCTGCTGGTGCACTCGGACGCCTTCCCCCCCGAGACAGTGGTGGATACCTTGGGGGCCGGAGACACCTTCAACGCCGCCGTGATCCTGGCACTCAGCAGGG GAGAACCCCTGCACGACGCACTGACCTACGGGTGCCAGGTGGCTGGACGAAAGTGTGGGGTGCATGGCTACGATGAGATCGTATGA
- the KHK gene encoding ketohexokinase isoform X2, giving the protein MEAEQEKRILCVGLVCLDIISVVDRYPAEDSDSRCLSQRWQRGGNASNTCTVLALLGAPTAFMGSLAPGHAAQFILADFQRRQVDVAHVVWQGRGETPCACCLVNCANGSRTVTLYDTNLPDVTAADFERVDLSQYKWIHWEGRNASEQVKMLQCVEKHNQTCPSSERVATSVEVEKPRAELYQLLGYGDVVFVSKDVAKDLGFSSAPEAVQGLHGRVKAGAILICAWAEKGADAVGPDGLLVHSDAFPPETVVDTLGAGDTFNAAVILALSRGEPLHDALTYGCQVAGRKCGVHGYDEIV; this is encoded by the exons ATGGAAGCGGAGCAGGAGAAGCGGATCCTGTGCGTGGGCCTCGTCTGCCTCGACATCATCAGCGTCGTGGACCGGTACCCCGCCGAGGACTCTGACTCCAG GTGCCTCTCGCAGCGGTGGCAGCGTGGGGGCAATGCCTCCAACACTTGCACGGTCCTGGCGCTGCTGGGTGCCCCTACCGCCTTCATGGGCTCCCTGGCTCCCGGACACGCCGCCCA ATTCATCCTGGCAGATTTCCAGCGGCGCCAGGTGGACGTGGCCCATGTGGTCTGGCAGGGCCGCGGGGAGACGCCGTGCGCCTGCTGCCTGGTCAACTGCGCCAATGGCTCTCGGACCGTCACGCTCTATGACAC CAACCTGCCAGACGTGACGGCTGCTGACTTTGAGCGGGTGGACTTATCCCAGTACAAATGGATCCACTGGGAG GGCAGGAATGCCTCAGAACAAGTGAAGATGTTGCAGTGCGTGGAGAAGCACAACCAGACCTGCCCATCCTCTGAGCGCGTGGCCACCTCCGTGGAGGTGGAGAAGCCCCGGGCAGAACTCTACCAGCTCTTGGGCTACGGAGACGTG GTGTTTGTCAGCAAGGACGTGGCCAAGGATTTGGGGTTCAGCTCGGCCCCGGAGGCTGTCCAGGGTTTGCATGGCCGAGTGAAGGCAGG AGCCATCTTGATCTGTGCTTGGGCCGAGAAGGGGGCTGACGCCGTGGGGCCAGACGGGCTGCTGGTGCACTCGGACGCCTTCCCCCCCGAGACAGTGGTGGATACCTTGGGGGCCGGAGACACCTTCAACGCCGCCGTGATCCTGGCACTCAGCAGGG GAGAACCCCTGCACGACGCACTGACCTACGGGTGCCAGGTGGCTGGACGAAAGTGTGGGGTGCATGGCTACGATGAGATCGTATGA
- the KHK gene encoding ketohexokinase isoform X5, whose translation MDGSWGSENGELTLCREGAHLKCTLCPHPMPSGLDNQPVSVPGNEALKKKGMCAGHDPKKPPRSILWLPRWLTRLPHRHKPGSMREMGKLVASDSSSNLPDVTAADFERVDLSQYKWIHWEGRNASEQVKMLQCVEKHNQTCPSSERVATSVEVEKPRAELYQLLGYGDVVFVSKDVAKDLGFSSAPEAVQGLHGRVKAGAILICAWAEKGADAVGPDGLLVHSDAFPPETVVDTLGAGDTFNAAVILALSRGEPLHDALTYGCQVAGRKCGVHGYDEIV comes from the exons ATGGATGGCAGTTGGGGGTCTGAAAATGGAGAATTAACGCTTTGCAGGGAAGGGGCACATCTCAAATGTACCCTATGCCCCCACCCTATGCCCTCTGGCCTGGACAACCAGCCGGTTTCAGTGCCAGGGAATGAGGCACTCAAAAAGAAGGGCATGTGTGCTGGACATGACCCAAAGAAGCCTCCTAGGTCCATCCTTTGGCTCCCACGGTGGCTGACCAGGTTGCCACACAGACACAAGCCAGGATCCATGAGGGAAATGGGCAAGCTGGTGGCCTCAGACTCCTCCAG CAACCTGCCAGACGTGACGGCTGCTGACTTTGAGCGGGTGGACTTATCCCAGTACAAATGGATCCACTGGGAG GGCAGGAATGCCTCAGAACAAGTGAAGATGTTGCAGTGCGTGGAGAAGCACAACCAGACCTGCCCATCCTCTGAGCGCGTGGCCACCTCCGTGGAGGTGGAGAAGCCCCGGGCAGAACTCTACCAGCTCTTGGGCTACGGAGACGTG GTGTTTGTCAGCAAGGACGTGGCCAAGGATTTGGGGTTCAGCTCGGCCCCGGAGGCTGTCCAGGGTTTGCATGGCCGAGTGAAGGCAGG AGCCATCTTGATCTGTGCTTGGGCCGAGAAGGGGGCTGACGCCGTGGGGCCAGACGGGCTGCTGGTGCACTCGGACGCCTTCCCCCCCGAGACAGTGGTGGATACCTTGGGGGCCGGAGACACCTTCAACGCCGCCGTGATCCTGGCACTCAGCAGGG GAGAACCCCTGCACGACGCACTGACCTACGGGTGCCAGGTGGCTGGACGAAAGTGTGGGGTGCATGGCTACGATGAGATCGTATGA
- the KHK gene encoding ketohexokinase isoform X7 encodes MEAEQEKRILCVGLVCLDIISVVDRYPAEDSDSRCLSQRWQRGGNASNTCTVLALLGAPTAFMGSLAPGHAAHFVRDDFQRYKVDLTHVVTHPASTLPISVVIGNCTTGSRTILHAASNLPDVTAADFERVDLSQYKWIHWEVFVSKDVAKDLGFSSAPEAVQGLHGRVKAGAILICAWAEKGADAVGPDGLLVHSDAFPPETVVDTLGAGDTFNAAVILALSRGEPLHDALTYGCQVAGRKCGVHGYDEIV; translated from the exons ATGGAAGCGGAGCAGGAGAAGCGGATCCTGTGCGTGGGCCTCGTCTGCCTCGACATCATCAGCGTCGTGGACCGGTACCCCGCCGAGGACTCTGACTCCAG GTGCCTCTCGCAGCGGTGGCAGCGTGGGGGCAATGCCTCCAACACTTGCACGGTCCTGGCGCTGCTGGGTGCCCCTACCGCCTTCATGGGCTCCCTGGCTCCCGGACACGCCGCCCA CTTTGTCCGAGACGACTTCCAGCGCTACAAGGTGGACCTCACCCACGTGGTCACCCACCCGGCCAGCACCCTGCCCATCTCAGTGGTGATTGGCAACTGCACGACTGGCAGCCGCACCATCCTTCACGCGGCCAG CAACCTGCCAGACGTGACGGCTGCTGACTTTGAGCGGGTGGACTTATCCCAGTACAAATGGATCCACTGGGAG GTGTTTGTCAGCAAGGACGTGGCCAAGGATTTGGGGTTCAGCTCGGCCCCGGAGGCTGTCCAGGGTTTGCATGGCCGAGTGAAGGCAGG AGCCATCTTGATCTGTGCTTGGGCCGAGAAGGGGGCTGACGCCGTGGGGCCAGACGGGCTGCTGGTGCACTCGGACGCCTTCCCCCCCGAGACAGTGGTGGATACCTTGGGGGCCGGAGACACCTTCAACGCCGCCGTGATCCTGGCACTCAGCAGGG GAGAACCCCTGCACGACGCACTGACCTACGGGTGCCAGGTGGCTGGACGAAAGTGTGGGGTGCATGGCTACGATGAGATCGTATGA